A region of Polynucleobacter sp. JS-Mosq-20-D10 DNA encodes the following proteins:
- the rnc gene encoding ribonuclease III: protein MNARAAIETAPLQAQLGYTFKKLELLNQALTHRSHSKKNNERLEFLGDSILNCVVAEMLYERYSDLDEGDLSRVRANLVKQQALYEIAQTLSLSDYLRLGEGELKSGGFRRPSILADTLEAVTGAIFLDGGFDAAKACLRKLYSIILANVDPKTLGKDDKTLLQECLQSYQLPLPTYNVTGTSGAAHNQQFEVECLIPNLKVAVKGEGASRRAAEQAAAKLALITALKALPQALGKPKKTRSAKKKAAKKVATEEQLNLKLKG from the coding sequence ATGAACGCCCGCGCCGCTATCGAAACTGCACCGCTGCAAGCGCAACTAGGCTACACGTTTAAAAAACTAGAGCTTCTTAATCAAGCTCTAACGCACCGTAGTCACAGTAAGAAAAATAATGAGCGTCTTGAGTTCTTAGGTGACTCGATCCTGAATTGCGTTGTCGCTGAAATGCTCTATGAGCGTTATTCAGACTTGGACGAAGGTGACCTTTCTCGCGTACGAGCTAACTTAGTCAAGCAACAAGCGCTCTATGAGATCGCTCAAACTCTATCACTATCAGATTACCTGCGCTTAGGCGAGGGCGAGCTGAAGAGTGGCGGTTTTCGTCGCCCATCTATTCTGGCTGACACGCTTGAAGCGGTGACTGGCGCCATATTTCTAGATGGTGGGTTTGATGCTGCCAAGGCCTGTTTGCGTAAACTCTATTCAATCATCCTGGCCAACGTTGATCCCAAAACCTTGGGTAAAGACGATAAGACTTTATTGCAAGAGTGTTTGCAAAGCTATCAGTTACCACTGCCTACCTATAACGTCACTGGTACTAGTGGTGCAGCTCACAATCAGCAGTTTGAGGTGGAATGTTTAATACCCAATCTTAAGGTTGCCGTGAAGGGTGAGGGGGCATCTCGACGTGCAGCGGAACAAGCGGCGGCTAAGCTGGCTTTAATTACTGCGCTAAAAGCCTTGCCACAGGCGCTAGGTAAACCTAAAAAGACTCGGTCAGCCAAAAAGAAGGCAGCCAAAAAAGTAGCGACTGAGGAGCAGTTAAATCTTAAGCTGAAGGGCTAA
- the lepB gene encoding signal peptidase I, protein MNFALILFILVVVSGIAWIADRYYFAPQRRQAGIDRMPLWLEYTAGFFPVICAVFLLRSFIVEPFKIPSGSMIPTLQIGDFILVNKFTYGIRLPVINQKVVDLGSPKRGDVVVFRYPRDESIDYIKRVVALPGDTITYQDKRLTVNGQPLQYSGGEAYLDPENMRYAKRFAESFPSDLGGNRHEILNDPDRPAGMFPAEQFPGFENCQYINAGLTCKVPSGHYFAMGDNRDNSADSRYWGFVPDKNIVGRAFFVWLNLGNLGRIGGFE, encoded by the coding sequence ATGAACTTTGCCCTCATCCTTTTTATCTTGGTGGTGGTTTCTGGCATTGCTTGGATTGCTGATCGCTATTACTTTGCTCCGCAAAGACGTCAAGCTGGCATCGATCGTATGCCATTGTGGCTTGAATATACAGCTGGCTTCTTTCCCGTAATTTGTGCGGTATTTCTATTGCGCTCTTTTATTGTGGAGCCGTTCAAGATCCCATCCGGTTCCATGATCCCAACACTACAGATTGGCGACTTTATTCTAGTCAATAAATTTACTTATGGCATTCGTCTGCCGGTGATTAACCAGAAGGTCGTCGACCTAGGCTCCCCAAAACGTGGCGATGTCGTGGTATTTCGCTATCCCCGTGATGAATCTATTGATTACATCAAGCGTGTTGTGGCTTTGCCAGGCGACACCATTACTTATCAAGACAAGCGTTTAACAGTGAATGGTCAGCCATTGCAATACAGTGGTGGCGAGGCTTATCTTGATCCGGAAAACATGCGTTACGCAAAACGCTTTGCAGAATCTTTCCCTTCAGACTTGGGCGGTAACAGGCACGAGATTCTGAATGATCCTGATCGTCCTGCCGGTATGTTCCCTGCAGAGCAGTTTCCTGGATTCGAAAACTGCCAATATATTAATGCTGGCCTCACTTGCAAAGTACCTTCGGGACATTACTTTGCTATGGGTGATAACCGAGATAATAGTGCTGATTCTCGTTACTGGGGATTTGTACCGGATAAGAATATTGTTGGTAGAGCATTCTTTGTTTGGTTGAATCTCGGAAATCTTGGCCGTATTGGCGGCTTCGAATAA
- the lepA gene encoding translation elongation factor 4 gives MDLIRNFSIIAHIDHGKSTLADRIIQLCGGLSDREMEAQVLDSMDIERERGITIKAQTAALTYKSKNGKTYNINLIDTPGHVDFSYEVSRSLSACEGALLVVDASQGVEAQTVANCYMALELGVEVVPVLNKIDLPQADPERAKQEIEDVIGIDASEAVTCSAKTGLGVQDVIEEMIARVPPPKGSATDPLQALIIDSWFDNYVGVVMLVRVVNGTLKPKEKITLMSNGSSHLVEHVGVFSPKSVDRPELSAGQVGFVIAGIKELKAAKVGDTVTHTPGQQGRTPATAPLPGFKEVKPQVFAGLYPVESSEYDQLRESLEKLQLNDASLLYEPEVSQALGFGFRCGFLGLLHMEIVQERLERQYGMNLITTAPTVVYQVEQSDGTILSVDNPSKMPEASKINTILEPIVTVNLYMPQEYVGAIITLCVGKRGIQMDMNYLGRQVKLTYELPMAEIVLDFFDKMKSISRGYASMDYEFKEYRPADVVKVDILINSERVDALSVIVHRSNSQHRGREVVAKMRGIIPRQMFDVAIQAAIGSNIVARENVKALRKNVLAKCYGGDISRKRKLLEKQKEGKKRMKQVGNVEIPQEAFLAILQVDD, from the coding sequence ATGGATTTAATCCGCAATTTTTCTATCATCGCCCATATTGATCACGGCAAATCGACGCTTGCTGATCGCATCATTCAACTCTGCGGTGGTCTCTCTGATCGTGAAATGGAAGCTCAGGTTCTGGACTCGATGGATATTGAGCGTGAGCGTGGCATCACGATTAAGGCGCAAACAGCGGCGCTGACTTATAAGTCTAAAAACGGCAAAACCTACAACATCAATTTGATTGATACGCCAGGGCACGTCGACTTCTCCTATGAAGTTAGCCGCTCCTTATCGGCATGCGAAGGTGCATTGTTAGTGGTCGATGCCAGTCAGGGTGTTGAAGCTCAAACAGTCGCTAACTGTTACATGGCTCTAGAGTTGGGTGTTGAAGTGGTGCCAGTACTCAATAAGATTGATTTGCCACAGGCTGATCCTGAGCGCGCTAAACAAGAGATCGAAGATGTGATTGGCATTGATGCATCGGAAGCGGTGACTTGTTCTGCTAAAACGGGATTAGGTGTGCAGGATGTCATTGAAGAAATGATTGCTCGCGTACCCCCGCCAAAAGGTAGTGCGACAGATCCATTGCAAGCATTGATTATTGATTCTTGGTTTGATAACTATGTTGGTGTGGTGATGTTGGTGCGCGTTGTGAACGGCACTCTCAAGCCAAAAGAAAAAATTACCTTGATGTCCAATGGCTCAAGCCACCTAGTAGAGCATGTTGGTGTATTTAGTCCAAAGTCTGTGGATCGACCAGAGCTGTCTGCTGGTCAAGTGGGCTTTGTGATTGCGGGCATTAAAGAGTTAAAGGCTGCCAAGGTGGGTGATACGGTCACGCACACCCCAGGGCAACAGGGACGGACTCCTGCAACTGCACCACTTCCCGGTTTTAAAGAGGTTAAGCCTCAGGTATTTGCTGGACTTTATCCAGTAGAGTCGAGCGAATACGATCAACTGCGCGAGTCCTTGGAGAAGCTACAGTTAAATGACGCCTCACTCTTGTATGAGCCAGAAGTGTCACAAGCGCTTGGTTTTGGATTCCGCTGCGGCTTCTTGGGTTTACTCCATATGGAGATCGTGCAAGAGCGCTTAGAGCGTCAGTACGGCATGAACCTCATCACAACCGCACCAACGGTGGTGTATCAAGTAGAGCAATCAGATGGAACTATTTTATCGGTAGACAACCCATCAAAGATGCCTGAGGCTAGCAAGATCAATACGATTCTTGAGCCAATTGTGACAGTTAATCTGTATATGCCGCAAGAGTATGTGGGCGCGATTATTACCTTGTGCGTTGGTAAGCGCGGTATTCAGATGGATATGAATTACCTTGGTCGTCAAGTAAAGCTCACATACGAACTCCCAATGGCTGAGATTGTTTTAGATTTCTTCGACAAAATGAAATCCATTTCTCGTGGCTATGCATCCATGGATTACGAGTTCAAGGAATATCGTCCAGCCGATGTGGTTAAGGTTGACATCCTCATTAACAGTGAGCGAGTTGATGCTCTATCGGTGATCGTTCACCGCAGCAACAGTCAGCATCGCGGTCGTGAAGTGGTCGCCAAGATGCGCGGCATTATTCCGCGTCAAATGTTTGATGTAGCTATTCAGGCAGCAATTGGCAGCAACATTGTTGCCCGTGAAAACGTTAAGGCATTACGTAAGAACGTGTTAGCTAAATGTTACGGCGGTGATATCTCGCGTAAACGCAAATTATTAGAGAAACAAAAAGAAGGTAAGAAACGAATGAAGCAGGTGGGTAATGTGGAGATTCCACAAGAAGCCTTCTTAGCCATTTTGCAGGTGGACGACTAA
- a CDS encoding DegQ family serine endoprotease — MKKYLIALLAIFSLGQIALTPQVHAQSPRVLIPDFADLVERASPAVVNIRTTEKVMQQQAQGGIPGMPEDQAEFFRRFFGVPIPGLPGGPKQAQPNSGKPQEADRGVGSGFIIESNGLILTNAHVVEGANTIYVTLTDKREYKAKLLGMDKRTDMAVVKIDARDLPKLPLGDSSRVRVGEWVLAIGSPFGLENTVTAGIVSAKSRDTGDYLPFIQTDVAVNPGNSGGPLLNTAGQVIGINSQIFSRSGGYMGISFAIPIDEAMRVADQLRTNGKMTRGRIGVALGEMTKEIAESLGLGKPRGAFVRNVEPGGPAAAGGIESGDVILSFNGRDIGKSTDLPRAVGETKPGTSANVQVWRKGSTKDLMVSVVDTEVGQAAVKKSDNSGSSGGNANSLGVAVSEPSDSKKKELNIRGGVEVTGLGDGPLARSGVRPGDVIIRIADADITGVKQFEGLVKGLDPNKSVPVFVRRADSTLIIPVKPK; from the coding sequence ATGAAAAAGTATCTTATTGCGCTCTTGGCTATCTTTAGCTTGGGGCAAATCGCGCTTACTCCCCAGGTCCACGCCCAGAGCCCACGAGTTTTGATTCCTGACTTTGCAGACTTAGTTGAGCGAGCTAGTCCTGCTGTGGTGAACATCCGAACTACTGAAAAAGTAATGCAGCAGCAAGCTCAGGGTGGTATTCCCGGGATGCCTGAGGATCAGGCCGAGTTCTTCCGCCGTTTCTTTGGCGTGCCTATTCCAGGATTACCTGGCGGACCTAAGCAAGCGCAACCTAATTCAGGCAAGCCTCAAGAGGCGGATCGCGGCGTAGGCTCTGGCTTCATTATTGAATCTAATGGGTTAATTTTGACTAATGCCCACGTTGTCGAGGGCGCAAATACCATCTATGTCACTTTGACAGACAAACGGGAGTACAAGGCCAAGTTATTGGGTATGGATAAACGAACCGATATGGCGGTTGTCAAAATCGATGCACGTGATTTGCCTAAGTTGCCTTTAGGCGACTCTTCTCGAGTGAGGGTGGGTGAGTGGGTATTAGCAATTGGCTCCCCATTTGGTCTAGAAAACACGGTGACTGCTGGCATCGTGTCAGCTAAGAGTCGTGATACTGGCGACTACTTGCCATTCATTCAGACTGACGTAGCTGTGAATCCTGGTAACTCTGGCGGCCCTTTATTGAATACTGCCGGACAAGTGATTGGTATTAATTCACAAATCTTTAGTCGCTCTGGTGGATATATGGGTATCTCTTTTGCGATTCCGATAGATGAGGCGATGCGTGTTGCAGATCAACTGCGTACCAATGGAAAAATGACTCGTGGCCGTATTGGTGTCGCTTTGGGTGAGATGACCAAAGAAATTGCAGAGAGTCTGGGTCTAGGTAAGCCTCGTGGTGCCTTTGTTCGTAATGTTGAGCCAGGCGGTCCGGCGGCGGCGGGCGGCATTGAGTCTGGGGACGTGATTCTGAGCTTTAATGGTCGTGATATTGGTAAATCCACTGACCTACCAAGAGCCGTTGGGGAAACCAAGCCAGGAACCAGCGCTAACGTACAGGTTTGGCGTAAAGGCTCAACCAAGGACTTGATGGTCTCTGTAGTGGATACCGAAGTAGGTCAAGCTGCCGTGAAAAAGTCGGATAACTCAGGTTCATCTGGTGGAAATGCCAATTCTCTCGGGGTGGCAGTTTCTGAGCCCTCAGATAGCAAGAAAAAGGAACTCAATATCCGTGGAGGGGTCGAGGTTACCGGTTTAGGGGATGGCCCCTTAGCGCGCTCAGGAGTACGCCCCGGAGATGTCATCATCCGAATTGCCGATGCCGATATCACTGGGGTAAAGCAGTTTGAGGGTCTTGTGAAGGGTTTGGACCCCAATAAGTCTGTCCCGGTTTTTGTTCGTCGGGCTGATAGCACCCTGATTATTCCAGTAAAGCCAAAATAA
- the fabF gene encoding beta-ketoacyl-ACP synthase II, protein MSASNGRRRVVVTGLGLISPVGNSVDVAWSNLLAGKSGIATITKFDHTPLSVHFAGEVKDFNVEEYVSAKEARHMDTFIHFGIAAGTQAIRDSGLQVTEDNAERIGVMVGSGIGGLPMIEETGAELLARGPRRISPFFVPGSIINMISGHLSILFGLKGPNVAAVTACTTGLHSIGLAARLIQYGDADVMVAGGAESTISALGVGGFASARALSTRNDDPATASRPWDKDRDGFVLGEGAGVVVLEEYEHAKARGAKIYCELLGFGMSGDAYHMTAPNMDGPRRCMVNAMRDAGLNPDQIQYINAHGTSTPLGDKNETGAIKAALGDHAKKTLINSTKSMTGHLLGGAGGLESVFTILALHNQKSPPTINIFNQDPECDLDYCANTARDVKIDHAIKNNFGFGGTNGTLIFGKLT, encoded by the coding sequence GTGTCAGCATCAAATGGCCGCCGCCGGGTTGTTGTTACCGGCTTAGGCCTGATTTCACCAGTTGGTAACTCGGTTGACGTAGCTTGGTCTAATTTGCTTGCGGGTAAATCAGGCATCGCTACCATCACGAAGTTTGACCACACTCCGCTGAGTGTCCATTTCGCTGGCGAGGTCAAAGACTTCAATGTCGAAGAATATGTTTCTGCCAAAGAGGCGCGCCACATGGATACCTTTATCCATTTTGGCATCGCTGCTGGCACGCAAGCGATTCGCGATAGCGGTTTACAGGTAACTGAAGATAACGCCGAGCGCATTGGCGTCATGGTTGGTTCAGGAATTGGTGGCTTGCCGATGATCGAAGAGACTGGCGCTGAGTTGTTAGCTCGTGGTCCTCGTCGCATCTCCCCATTCTTTGTGCCAGGCTCAATCATCAATATGATTTCTGGTCATCTCAGTATCTTGTTTGGCCTTAAGGGTCCAAACGTTGCTGCGGTAACTGCCTGTACTACCGGTTTGCACAGTATTGGATTGGCAGCACGCTTAATTCAGTATGGCGATGCTGATGTGATGGTGGCTGGTGGGGCCGAATCCACTATATCTGCATTGGGTGTTGGCGGCTTCGCCTCAGCTCGCGCACTATCGACTCGCAATGATGATCCTGCAACAGCTTCACGTCCATGGGACAAGGACCGTGATGGTTTTGTACTGGGTGAGGGCGCAGGTGTTGTGGTTCTAGAAGAGTATGAGCACGCTAAAGCGCGTGGTGCAAAAATCTACTGCGAGCTCTTAGGTTTCGGTATGAGTGGCGACGCATATCACATGACTGCTCCAAATATGGATGGCCCACGTCGCTGTATGGTCAACGCCATGCGCGATGCCGGTTTAAATCCAGATCAAATTCAATATATCAATGCACACGGCACCTCTACACCCTTAGGTGATAAGAACGAAACCGGTGCGATTAAAGCTGCCCTTGGCGATCATGCTAAGAAGACTTTGATTAACTCCACCAAATCAATGACTGGCCATCTTTTAGGCGGTGCTGGTGGCTTAGAGTCCGTCTTTACTATTCTGGCGCTACACAACCAGAAGTCCCCACCTACAATCAACATCTTTAATCAGGATCCAGAGTGTGATTTGGACTACTGCGCCAATACTGCTCGGGATGTGAAGATTGACCATGCCATTAAAAACAACTTTGGCTTTGGGGGTACTAACGGTACCTTGATTTTTGGCAAATTGACCTAA
- the acpP gene encoding acyl carrier protein — translation MDNIEQRVKKIVAEQLGVAEAEIKNESSFVNDLGADSLDTVELVMALEDEFGIEIPDEEAEKITTVQLAIDFAQSKAQG, via the coding sequence ATGGATAACATCGAACAACGCGTTAAGAAGATCGTCGCTGAGCAATTGGGCGTCGCAGAAGCAGAGATCAAGAATGAATCTTCTTTTGTGAATGACTTAGGCGCAGACTCTCTTGACACCGTTGAACTGGTAATGGCTTTAGAAGATGAGTTCGGGATTGAAATTCCGGATGAAGAAGCTGAGAAAATTACTACTGTTCAGCTCGCTATCGATTTTGCTCAGTCAAAAGCTCAGGGTTAA
- the fabG gene encoding 3-oxoacyl-ACP reductase FabG yields MNLDLSGQIALVTGASRGIGQAIADELVKCGAKVIGTATSEDGAKAINARLQASGGRGEVLNVTDPKACEEIIDLIVKDFGGISILVNNAGITRDNLAMRMKTDEWTDVIDTNLSAVFRLSQAVMRPMMKARAGRIINITSIVGHMGNPGQANYAAAKSGVSGMTRALAREIGSRNITVNCVAPGFIDTDMTRALSEEQQNALKANIPLARLGSPEDVAQAVAFLASPAAGYITGNTLHVNGGLYLA; encoded by the coding sequence ATGAATCTCGACTTAAGCGGACAAATTGCGTTAGTGACCGGCGCATCGCGCGGTATTGGCCAGGCAATTGCGGATGAGTTAGTGAAGTGTGGTGCTAAGGTAATTGGTACTGCAACTTCTGAAGATGGCGCTAAAGCAATCAACGCCCGTTTACAAGCGAGCGGTGGCCGTGGCGAGGTATTAAATGTGACCGATCCAAAGGCTTGCGAGGAGATTATTGATTTGATCGTCAAAGATTTTGGAGGCATCAGTATTTTGGTGAATAACGCAGGCATCACCCGCGATAACCTAGCAATGCGCATGAAAACAGATGAGTGGACCGATGTGATCGACACCAATTTAAGTGCGGTGTTCCGTTTGTCGCAGGCAGTAATGCGCCCTATGATGAAAGCGCGCGCTGGCCGCATTATTAATATCACTTCGATTGTTGGCCACATGGGTAACCCTGGCCAGGCTAATTACGCTGCTGCTAAATCCGGTGTTTCAGGTATGACCCGTGCTTTGGCTCGCGAAATCGGTAGCCGCAATATCACTGTTAATTGCGTAGCACCCGGCTTTATCGACACAGACATGACCCGTGCTTTGAGTGAAGAGCAGCAAAATGCCCTAAAAGCGAACATTCCTTTGGCGCGTCTGGGCAGTCCAGAAGATGTGGCTCAGGCGGTGGCATTTTTAGCCTCTCCAGCCGCCGGATATATCACTGGAAATACCCTGCATGTCAATGGCGGGCTCTATTTAGCCTAA
- the fabD gene encoding ACP S-malonyltransferase: MTFAFVFPGQGSQSVGMLNTIADRPEVRATLQEASEALGEDVAKLIAVGPAEALSLTTNTQPVMLTAAIAFYRAWLASGGAVPKMMAGHSLGEYSALVAAGVIAFKDAVPLVRFRAEAMQTAVPVGTGGMAAILGLDDAIVKTVCAEAAAASGGVVEAVNFNAPGQVVIAGGSDAVTKACELLKAAGAKRALPLPVSAPFHSSLLQPASEKLKAYLADIEFKVPTISVVNNVDVNVLNDPAAIKDALVRQAAKPVRWQETINAMAQQGITQVVECGPGKVLAGLTKRINENVVGLPIFDEVSLNEALAAVK, from the coding sequence ATGACATTTGCATTTGTATTCCCCGGCCAAGGTTCCCAATCTGTTGGGATGCTCAACACCATTGCTGATCGCCCTGAAGTCCGCGCGACTTTGCAGGAAGCTTCAGAAGCTTTAGGTGAAGATGTTGCAAAACTGATTGCTGTAGGCCCTGCTGAAGCATTGTCTTTAACAACCAATACCCAGCCCGTGATGCTGACTGCAGCGATCGCTTTTTACCGTGCTTGGTTAGCCTCTGGCGGCGCCGTTCCCAAGATGATGGCTGGCCATAGCTTGGGCGAATACTCTGCTTTAGTTGCTGCAGGCGTAATTGCTTTTAAGGATGCTGTGCCTTTAGTGCGCTTTCGTGCTGAAGCGATGCAGACAGCAGTGCCGGTAGGTACTGGCGGTATGGCCGCAATCTTGGGTTTGGACGATGCTATTGTGAAGACTGTATGCGCTGAAGCTGCTGCAGCCTCTGGTGGTGTAGTGGAGGCTGTGAACTTTAATGCTCCAGGGCAAGTGGTGATTGCTGGCGGTAGTGATGCAGTGACCAAGGCCTGTGAATTACTCAAGGCGGCTGGCGCAAAACGCGCTCTGCCACTACCAGTATCAGCGCCTTTTCATTCATCATTATTACAACCTGCTTCTGAAAAACTCAAAGCTTACTTAGCGGATATTGAATTCAAGGTTCCGACTATCTCTGTAGTCAATAACGTTGATGTCAATGTCTTGAATGATCCAGCAGCCATAAAAGATGCTCTAGTGCGTCAAGCCGCCAAGCCTGTGCGTTGGCAAGAGACGATTAATGCGATGGCGCAGCAGGGCATTACTCAAGTAGTGGAATGCGGTCCCGGCAAGGTATTGGCAGGGCTGACAAAGCGCATCAATGAAAATGTTGTTGGGCTACCTATCTTCGATGAGGTCAGTCTCAATGAGGCTTTGGCTGCCGTAAAGTAA
- a CDS encoding beta-ketoacyl-ACP synthase III produces the protein MSTYSRIAGTGSYLPEQRLSNQDLVERLAKIGLETSDEWIVTRSGISARHFAAENQLTSDLAVKAARAALEAASCTSEDLDLIILATSTPDHLGGFPSTACVVQDKLGAHTNCAAFDVQAVCAGFTYALAIADAFIRTGTYKKVLVLGAETFSRILDFQDRTTSVLFGDGAGAVVLEASAEPGILATALHADGSQRDILCVPGRAKQGGVEGTAYLTMDGPAVFKLAVKVLEQVAHEALEKANLKPEQIDWLVPHQANIRIMESTARKMGMSMDKVIVTVHEHGNTSAASIPLALDVGVRSGQIQRGQHLLLEGVGGGFAWGAAVIKF, from the coding sequence ATGAGTACCTATTCACGGATAGCCGGAACTGGAAGTTATCTTCCGGAGCAGCGTTTAAGCAATCAAGACCTCGTGGAGCGTTTGGCGAAGATCGGTCTTGAAACTAGCGATGAATGGATTGTGACTAGAAGTGGAATTTCCGCTCGTCACTTTGCTGCAGAAAATCAACTCACGAGTGACTTGGCAGTCAAGGCAGCTCGGGCAGCACTAGAGGCAGCTAGTTGCACCTCTGAAGATCTTGACTTGATCATTTTAGCAACATCGACGCCGGATCATTTAGGTGGTTTTCCAAGTACAGCGTGCGTAGTGCAAGATAAGCTGGGCGCTCACACAAATTGTGCAGCATTCGATGTTCAGGCGGTATGTGCTGGCTTTACTTATGCTCTCGCTATTGCAGATGCATTTATTCGCACGGGCACCTACAAAAAAGTATTGGTTCTCGGTGCGGAAACTTTCTCCCGAATTTTGGATTTCCAAGATCGCACCACTTCCGTTTTGTTTGGTGATGGCGCTGGCGCAGTTGTGCTTGAAGCTTCTGCCGAGCCAGGCATTTTGGCAACGGCCTTGCATGCGGATGGTAGTCAACGCGATATTCTATGTGTACCAGGGCGCGCTAAGCAGGGTGGCGTTGAGGGAACTGCCTACTTAACAATGGATGGTCCTGCGGTATTTAAGTTGGCTGTCAAAGTACTGGAGCAGGTTGCCCACGAGGCTTTAGAAAAAGCCAATCTCAAACCAGAGCAAATCGATTGGTTGGTGCCTCATCAAGCCAATATTCGCATTATGGAGAGTACGGCTCGCAAAATGGGTATGTCAATGGATAAAGTGATTGTGACCGTCCATGAGCACGGCAATACTTCTGCTGCATCTATCCCACTTGCGCTCGATGTCGGTGTTCGCTCTGGTCAAATTCAACGTGGCCAGCATCTTTTGCTAGAGGGTGTGGGCGGTGGCTTTGCTTGGGGTGCAGCAGTTATTAAGTTCTGA
- the plsX gene encoding phosphate acyltransferase PlsX, whose translation MSVTLAIDAMGGDHGVVVTVPACCDFLEKHADVKITLVGNLEVLKQALSQFPKAPMERIQIISASEVVLMDDPIEVALRRKKDSSMRIAIEQVKEGLADAIISSGNTGALMAISRYILKTLDGVDRPAIATAIPNEKGRGTTMLDLGANADCEPMHLVQFAQMANVMVQVVDGTQNPSIGLLNIGEEVIKGNEVVKQTSELLRQTNLNFYGNVEGNDIFKGTTDIVVCDGFVGNVVLKASEGLAKMMSGLIKQEFNRSWLTKLMAICAMVPLLRVRKRVDHRRYNGAVLLGLRGCVIKSHGSADRFAFGFALERAYEAAKNRMVERIAQAFAAEIKQS comes from the coding sequence ATGAGTGTCACACTTGCTATCGATGCCATGGGCGGAGATCATGGGGTAGTTGTTACCGTCCCCGCTTGTTGCGATTTTCTAGAAAAACATGCTGATGTGAAGATTACCCTGGTTGGTAATCTTGAAGTGCTCAAGCAAGCCTTGAGTCAATTTCCAAAAGCGCCAATGGAGCGCATTCAAATTATTTCCGCTAGTGAGGTTGTCTTAATGGATGACCCCATTGAGGTGGCATTGCGCCGCAAAAAAGATTCGTCCATGCGCATTGCTATCGAGCAGGTCAAAGAAGGTCTTGCTGACGCGATCATTTCTTCTGGCAATACTGGCGCCTTAATGGCCATCTCCCGCTACATCCTGAAAACGCTAGATGGTGTTGACCGTCCCGCAATTGCTACTGCGATTCCTAATGAAAAAGGGCGCGGTACCACCATGCTCGATCTTGGCGCTAACGCAGATTGCGAGCCTATGCATTTGGTGCAATTTGCACAAATGGCTAACGTGATGGTTCAAGTGGTTGATGGCACACAAAATCCTTCCATCGGTCTTCTGAATATTGGTGAAGAAGTAATCAAAGGTAATGAGGTAGTTAAGCAGACCAGCGAGTTGCTGCGTCAAACAAACCTCAACTTTTATGGCAACGTAGAGGGCAATGATATTTTTAAAGGCACTACGGATATCGTGGTGTGCGATGGTTTTGTTGGTAACGTTGTCCTGAAGGCAAGCGAAGGCTTGGCCAAGATGATGAGCGGCTTAATTAAACAAGAATTCAATCGTTCATGGCTGACTAAACTCATGGCGATCTGTGCCATGGTACCTTTGTTACGTGTTCGCAAGCGCGTAGATCATCGTCGCTATAACGGGGCAGTATTATTAGGTTTACGCGGTTGCGTGATTAAGAGCCACGGTTCAGCGGATCGTTTTGCATTTGGTTTTGCGCTCGAGCGTGCATATGAAGCAGCAAAAAATCGCATGGTGGAGCGTATCGCTCAAGCTTTTGCGGCGGAGATAAAGCAATCATGA
- the rpmF gene encoding 50S ribosomal protein L32 produces the protein MAVQQNKKSPSKRGMHRAHDFLTAPATAVEATTGEAHLRHHISPNGYYRGRKVVKTKND, from the coding sequence ATGGCCGTCCAACAGAATAAAAAATCCCCATCCAAACGTGGCATGCACCGTGCGCACGACTTTTTGACCGCACCTGCTACGGCTGTTGAAGCCACAACTGGTGAGGCTCATTTGCGCCACCACATTTCACCAAACGGCTACTACCGTGGTCGCAAAGTTGTTAAAACAAAAAACGACTAA